The Vanacampus margaritifer isolate UIUO_Vmar chromosome 20, RoL_Vmar_1.0, whole genome shotgun sequence genome contains the following window.
TACTGATTTTGTGAAAGCGGCTATGAAGGGACAATTTAAAATTGCGTGCAAAATCTTATTTTCAACTTAAACTGTGGTAGAATATTTACAGTCTACAGTggacaaatcaaattaaaaagttatttcTGATAAGGGGACGTCTTAATGAAGTCAGACTATGAGCAGCGGCTAACAAAAAGCTCACTCGCGGATAAAGTTCCAACAGGATACAGAGAAGGAAACTGAAATCAAaaagcctaaaaaaataaacttttattaatCCTCTGGATTTACGCCTTTTTTCACCGCCTCTCCTGAACTTTTACTTCCACCTTCTTCTCGATGGACTTTGTCATAGAAATGAACGCACTTATGTACAGGCGGCTGCTCAGctgtagtagaagaagaagccaAAGCGGGTCAGTCGTGGTGCGCTGCCAGTATGGGCTGCCTGCAGATGGGGCAGGTGTTGTTCTCCGACAGCCAGCGGTCGATGCAGTGGATGTGGAACTCGTGCGCGCAGGGCAGGCGCCGCAGCTTGTTGCCCTGCGCGTACTCGTTGATGCAGACGCTGCACGCGCGGCCCGCCTCGCCCTCCAGGCTGGCCTGGCCGTACGAGCGCGTGGCCAAATTGTCTATCTGCTCTTTGGTGAGGCCGCGCGGGTGCtcgtcgtcgtcctcgtcgTTCAGCAGGAAGAACTGCGCCAGCCGCAGGATGGGCAGGGTGCCGTTCTCCACGAGGTTGTTTGTGTCCCGGCTGGTGGGCGGCCGCCCCTCCGTGGCGTTCGCTGAACCGCCGCTGAGCCTGGCCTGGCCGACCGGCTCCTCCTCGTCACCGGTGGGACCCACTCGCTCTTGATCCGGCCCGGCGGAGCCTGTCTGGACCGATGCGCTCTCAGTGGCGTACAAGCGAGCCGCCGGGCCGGTGCTTGTACTCGTAACGCCGACGTCCACGTGGCTGGGGGTCTCGGAATCGGCCTCCGTCTCCATGAGGGAACTGAGCTCCCCGAACCCGGTCATGATCTGGCGCAGGATGGAGCGCAACGCGGTGGAGTTGGGCTCGCCTAGGCCCGTCTCGCTAATGCGCCGCAGCGGGATCCGAATGGTGCTGACGTAGGTGCGGATTCCGGCGCGCTCCGAGCGCGAGATGGTGCGTCGGAAGCCGCCGCTGTCGCTCTCGAACGTGACGGTGTTCTCCGCCACGCGGGCCCGGGAGCGCGTCCTGCTGGCGATGCTGTCGCGGTCCCGGTTTTCCCCGGGTCGGATCCGCCTCACCTGCAGGTCCAACATGATGGTGGGGTGGCGGCGAACTGAGGACGAGCCTCCCGCACCCGCTGAATGCGATTCATTCTCGCCGCTCTCTGCGGCCGGCTCCGCTGTGGTGGCGGTGGGCTCCGCCACCGCCTCCCCCGTCTCCATGGGAACCGAGCTTGTGCCCGCATCAACAATGTGGATGCTTGAGCCGCTGATGGCGCTGCTGGACGCCGGCGTGCTCGCGGGGCTTCTATGCAAGGGGGAACGACTTCGTCTGGTTGCGCGGGTGGGGATGCCGCCGTTCCATGCCGCCGCCACCCGGCGCCAACGCCCGCGCGATCGAGTCCGACGTGATTCCTGTCCCGCCGACGGTGCTTGAGACCCCGACTGGGGCGACACGCGGGGGCAGTCGAGAGATAAAGTCACATTGTCGCGACTTTGCTCCCTTTCTGCATTGGCGGGCGAACGCGGGGAAGATACCGACTGCTCTGAATGAGAACTAGTAGGCGGCGGTACTAAAGAGTGCATGGCATCTCCTCTCCTTTGAGGAGGGGGCGCAAGAGGGGCTGAAAGTACAGGTGGGGTCATGGAGAGAGCGCTGCTGCTGCGCGTGCGGCGAGTCTGCATCCTCCTGCTTAGGGCGGGCCGAGGCGTGGGGTAAGGGGACGGCCTGGGCGTGCCGGATGACCGCGCGCCGCTGGATGAAGTGGCGCGGCTCGGCGGCGAGGTGGAGCCCGGGACGGCGGCTGGCTGCTCGG
Protein-coding sequences here:
- the rnf6 gene encoding E3 ubiquitin-protein ligase RNF6, which produces MVMDPPGGGDERRRQAERLRREEAYYHFINDLSEEEYRLMRDSNLLGTPGEVTAEELQQRLDGAKERESSQPNTEQRLPAAEPVEQQSGSGEERGSGGRRGAGSTEPGTEASNGDSLLEWLNTFRRTGNATRSGQSGNQTWRAVSRTNPNSGEFRFSLEININHDQPETGEHADAMDAAEQPAAVPGSTSPPSRATSSSGARSSGTPRPSPYPTPRPALSRRMQTRRTRSSSALSMTPPVLSAPLAPPPQRRGDAMHSLVPPPTSSHSEQSVSSPRSPANAEREQSRDNVTLSLDCPRVSPQSGSQAPSAGQESRRTRSRGRWRRVAAAWNGGIPTRATRRSRSPLHRSPASTPASSSAISGSSIHIVDAGTSSVPMETGEAVAEPTATTAEPAAESGENESHSAGAGGSSSVRRHPTIMLDLQVRRIRPGENRDRDSIASRTRSRARVAENTVTFESDSGGFRRTISRSERAGIRTYVSTIRIPLRRISETGLGEPNSTALRSILRQIMTGFGELSSLMETEADSETPSHVDVGVTSTSTGPAARLYATESASVQTGSAGPDQERVGPTGDEEEPVGQARLSGGSANATEGRPPTSRDTNNLVENGTLPILRLAQFFLLNDEDDDEHPRGLTKEQIDNLATRSYGQASLEGEAGRACSVCINEYAQGNKLRRLPCAHEFHIHCIDRWLSENNTCPICRQPILAAHHD